Proteins from a single region of Sphingomonas morindae:
- a CDS encoding GNAT family N-acetyltransferase gives MIETARLRLRFWTEADRPAYHALCAAPEVMAHLGGPQAPAEADPGFERMLASQAAHGHGFWGVERRSDDALLGLCGVKYGRVGPILDRLEIGWRLRADAWGQGYAREAATASLAWAAAHRPGEPVYAITVPANRASWGLMTRLGMRRRPDLDFDHPDFAPGHPLRAHIVYQG, from the coding sequence GTGATCGAGACCGCGCGGCTGCGGCTCCGTTTCTGGACGGAGGCGGATCGCCCCGCCTATCACGCGCTCTGCGCCGCGCCGGAGGTGATGGCGCATCTCGGCGGTCCGCAGGCGCCGGCGGAGGCGGATCCGGGGTTCGAGCGGATGCTGGCGAGCCAGGCCGCGCATGGCCATGGCTTCTGGGGGGTTGAGCGGCGCAGCGACGACGCGCTGCTCGGCCTGTGCGGGGTCAAATATGGCCGCGTCGGGCCGATCCTGGATCGGCTGGAGATCGGCTGGCGGCTGCGCGCCGATGCCTGGGGGCAGGGCTATGCCCGCGAGGCGGCGACGGCCAGCCTCGCCTGGGCGGCGGCGCATCGGCCGGGCGAACCCGTGTATGCCATTACGGTGCCAGCCAATCGGGCGAGCTGGGGTTTGATGACCCGGCTGGGCATGCGCCGCCGGCCCGATCTGGATTTCGACCATCCCGATTTTGCGCCCGGCCATCCCCTCCGCGCGCACATCGTCTACCAGGGCTGA
- a CDS encoding protein-L-isoaspartate O-methyltransferase family protein, with amino-acid sequence MSGQDLDTARRAMIVSQLRPNKVTDVAVLEAMEALPRERFVGDGHARLCYRDAIIPLAPGRGLNAPLVTARLLDRAQVQPGERVLLVGAATGYSTALLARIGAEVVALEEDATLLARLRDTLADTPKVTIAEGPLAAGWSAGAPYALILIEGGVEQIPQALCDQLAEGGRLLGGLVRNRLSQLVYGKKVGGHIGFAAFADIDTARLPGFAPEPAFTF; translated from the coding sequence ATGAGCGGACAGGATCTCGATACCGCCCGGCGGGCCATGATCGTCAGCCAGCTGCGCCCGAACAAGGTGACGGACGTGGCGGTGCTGGAGGCGATGGAGGCGCTGCCGCGCGAACGCTTCGTGGGCGATGGCCATGCGCGCCTCTGCTACCGCGACGCGATCATCCCGCTGGCGCCCGGCCGCGGCCTCAACGCGCCGCTGGTAACGGCGCGGCTGCTGGATCGCGCGCAGGTTCAGCCGGGTGAGCGCGTCCTGCTGGTGGGCGCGGCGACCGGCTATTCGACCGCGCTGCTCGCGCGGATCGGCGCCGAGGTGGTGGCGCTCGAGGAGGATGCCACGCTGCTCGCGCGGCTGCGCGACACTCTAGCCGACACGCCGAAGGTGACGATCGCCGAGGGGCCGCTCGCCGCCGGCTGGTCGGCGGGCGCGCCCTATGCGCTGATCCTCATCGAGGGCGGGGTCGAGCAGATCCCGCAGGCGCTGTGCGACCAGCTCGCCGAGGGCGGACGGCTGCTCGGCGGCCTGGTGCGCAACCGGCTGTCGCAGCTCGTCTACGGCAAGAAGGTGGGCGGTCATATCGGCTTCGCCGCCTTCGCCGACATCGACACCGCGCGCCTGCCCGGCTTCGCGCCCGAGCCGGCCTTCACCTTCTAG
- the hemB gene encoding porphobilinogen synthase, protein MTAAYPALRLRRTRVAPWSRRLVAETVLSPSDLIWPLFIAEGQGVEEPIATLPGVSRWSVDGIAARAREARDLGIPCLALFPNTPEALRSPDGREALNPDNLICRAIRAIKDAAPEIGVLTDVALDPYTEHGHDGLVDEAGYVLNDETMALLVEQALVQAEAGADIIAPSDMMDGRVAAIRAALEAGGHRNVQIMAYAAKYASAFYGPFRDAVGSRGRLKGDKRGYQMDHANAEEALREVALDLAEGADTVIVKPGLPYLDIIRRVKERSEVPVFAYQVSGEYAMIEAAAAAGMGDRDALALETLTAMKRAGCSGMLTYFAPLAARLLGA, encoded by the coding sequence ATGACCGCCGCTTATCCCGCGCTCCGCCTGCGCCGCACCCGCGTCGCCCCCTGGTCCCGCCGCCTCGTCGCCGAGACGGTGCTGAGCCCCTCCGATCTGATCTGGCCGCTCTTCATCGCCGAAGGGCAGGGCGTGGAGGAACCGATCGCCACCCTGCCGGGCGTGTCGCGCTGGTCGGTGGATGGCATCGCCGCCCGCGCGCGCGAGGCGCGCGATCTCGGCATTCCGTGCCTCGCGCTCTTCCCCAATACGCCCGAGGCGCTGCGCAGCCCGGACGGGCGCGAGGCGCTCAACCCCGACAATCTCATCTGCCGCGCCATCCGCGCGATCAAGGATGCGGCGCCGGAGATCGGCGTGCTCACCGATGTCGCGCTCGATCCCTATACCGAGCATGGCCATGACGGGCTGGTCGACGAGGCGGGGTATGTGCTCAACGACGAGACTATGGCGCTGCTCGTGGAGCAGGCGCTGGTGCAGGCCGAGGCTGGCGCCGATATCATCGCGCCATCGGACATGATGGACGGCCGCGTGGCCGCGATCCGCGCCGCGCTCGAGGCGGGCGGCCACCGCAACGTCCAGATCATGGCCTATGCCGCCAAATATGCCTCCGCCTTCTACGGACCGTTCCGCGACGCGGTCGGCTCGCGGGGCCGGCTCAAGGGCGACAAGCGCGGCTATCAGATGGATCATGCCAATGCCGAGGAGGCGTTGCGCGAGGTGGCGCTGGATCTCGCCGAGGGCGCGGACACGGTGATCGTCAAGCCCGGCCTGCCCTATCTCGACATCATACGCCGTGTGAAGGAACGCTCCGAAGTTCCTGTGTTCGCGTATCAAGTGTCGGGCGAATACGCGATGATCGAGGCCGCCGCCGCCGCCGGCATGGGCGATCGCGATGCGCTCGCGCTTGAGACGCTGACGGCGATGAAGCGCGCCGGCTGTTCGGGCATGCTCACCTATTTCGCGCCGCTCGCCGCCCGGCTGCTGGGCGCGTGA
- a CDS encoding TolC family outer membrane protein, translating to MTRGAGGKAALALALACGVAWPGAASALTLRETLDAAYGNNPQLNGQRAALRATDAQYGIVRAQGLPSLGVQGSLSQNARNYSQLNGYNRIVSVGAQLSVPVWQGGRVRNALNAADARVAGGQQGLRATEGDVFVQAVTAYMDVLRDRAIVKLNLNNVRVLQTNLDATRDRFQVGDLTRTDVAQSEARLEGARSQLSAAQAQLTTSEENFRAVIGQSAGTLDSPPDLPMLPAGADQAEATALRENPNIAAAAAAVKAARYDVGAARATRLPIVSATASENYYNYAGAASGLVPRRGDYGVVGVTATIPLYQGGGPSAQVRQSQAFESQALEQQIATERQVVANVHAAFSNYQALLATERSSREQVRANALALEGLRAEQSVGLRQVLDVLNGEQELLSSNVTLVSAQHDAYIAGFQLLNAMGLVNYKRLGLNGGPLYDPNVHYESVRHTISDFKEEPTPAALSKPIYGPAVPEQNSPVTPPGN from the coding sequence ATGACGAGGGGGGCTGGGGGAAAGGCGGCGCTGGCGCTGGCGCTGGCGTGCGGGGTCGCATGGCCGGGTGCCGCATCGGCGCTCACCTTGCGCGAGACGCTCGACGCCGCCTATGGCAATAATCCCCAGCTCAACGGCCAGCGCGCGGCGCTGCGCGCCACCGATGCGCAATATGGCATCGTCCGCGCGCAGGGGCTGCCGAGCCTCGGCGTCCAGGGCTCGCTCAGCCAGAATGCGCGCAACTACAGCCAGCTCAACGGCTATAACCGGATCGTCTCGGTCGGCGCGCAGCTGAGCGTGCCGGTCTGGCAGGGCGGGCGCGTGCGCAACGCGCTCAACGCCGCCGATGCCCGGGTCGCCGGCGGCCAGCAGGGGCTGCGCGCTACCGAGGGCGATGTCTTCGTGCAGGCGGTCACGGCCTATATGGATGTGCTGCGCGATCGCGCGATCGTGAAGCTCAACCTCAACAATGTCCGCGTCCTACAGACCAATCTGGACGCCACGCGCGACCGCTTCCAGGTCGGCGACCTGACCCGCACCGATGTCGCCCAGTCCGAGGCGCGGCTGGAGGGCGCGCGCAGCCAGCTCTCGGCCGCCCAGGCGCAGCTGACCACCAGCGAGGAGAATTTCCGCGCCGTGATCGGCCAGTCGGCGGGCACGCTCGACAGTCCGCCCGATCTGCCGATGCTGCCGGCGGGCGCCGACCAGGCCGAGGCCACCGCCCTGCGGGAGAACCCGAACATCGCCGCCGCGGCGGCGGCGGTGAAGGCGGCGCGCTACGATGTCGGCGCCGCGCGCGCCACGCGCCTGCCGATCGTCTCCGCGACGGCGTCCGAGAATTACTATAACTATGCCGGCGCCGCGAGCGGGCTGGTGCCGCGGCGGGGCGATTACGGCGTGGTCGGCGTGACGGCCACCATCCCGCTCTACCAGGGCGGCGGCCCCTCGGCCCAGGTGCGGCAGAGCCAGGCTTTCGAGAGCCAGGCGCTGGAGCAGCAGATCGCGACCGAGCGGCAGGTCGTCGCCAATGTCCATGCCGCCTTCTCCAATTATCAGGCGCTGCTCGCCACCGAGCGATCGAGCCGCGAGCAGGTGCGCGCCAATGCGCTGGCGCTGGAAGGGCTGCGCGCCGAGCAATCGGTGGGGCTGCGTCAAGTGCTGGACGTGCTGAACGGCGAGCAGGAGCTGCTCTCGAGCAATGTCACGCTCGTCTCCGCCCAGCATGACGCCTATATCGCCGGCTTCCAGCTACTGAACGCCATGGGCCTGGTCAATTACAAGCGGCTCGGCCTGAACGGCGGCCCGCTCTACGACCCCAATGTCCATTATGAGAGCGTTCGCCACACGATCAGCGATTTCAAGGAGGAGCCGACCCCGGCGGCACTCTCCAAGCCGATTTACGGTCCGGCCGTGCCGGAGCAAAATTCCCCGGTGACACCGCCGGGGAACTGA
- a CDS encoding MATE family efflux transporter has translation MADGSAPARRPGGHDLTSGPILRTLIVFALPTLGSNILQSLNVSINAVWIGRALGEKALAASSNANLVTFLAFAAVFGFGLAATILVGQAMGRRDVDAARRALGTAFGTFAIVSALVAAIGWFAAAPLLRLLATPPEAVPLALAYLRVIFLGVPASFLLVVLSMGLRGTGDSLTPFLVMVLTVVLDAGLNPVLILGLGPAPRLGIAGSALATLFANSVALLVTIVILYARDLPIRLRGAELRYLRPDPALLRIILVKGLPMGLQMFVISFAGLTLMGLVNRAGVDVTAAYGVALQLWTYVQMPALAIGAAVSAMAAQNIGAGRWDRVDAITRGGVLANLALTGALLALLFAVDRPVLALFLGATSPAVEIARHINLVGSWSFLLFGVTIVIFGTVRATGAVVPPLVILFLALFPIRLSVAFAMMPRFGTEALWWTMPLGSLAAMLMAIGYYRFGGWRRARMAVPAAAS, from the coding sequence ATGGCGGACGGATCAGCCCCCGCGCGGCGCCCGGGCGGGCATGATCTGACCTCCGGTCCGATCCTGCGCACGCTGATCGTCTTCGCCCTGCCGACGCTCGGATCCAACATCCTCCAGTCGCTCAACGTCTCGATCAATGCCGTGTGGATCGGCCGGGCGCTGGGCGAAAAGGCGCTCGCCGCCTCGTCGAACGCCAATCTCGTCACCTTCCTCGCCTTCGCGGCGGTGTTCGGCTTCGGCCTGGCGGCCACCATCCTGGTCGGACAGGCGATGGGGCGGCGCGATGTGGACGCGGCGCGGCGCGCGCTGGGCACCGCCTTCGGCACCTTCGCGATCGTCTCCGCGCTGGTGGCGGCGATCGGCTGGTTCGCCGCCGCGCCGCTGCTGCGGCTGCTCGCCACCCCGCCCGAGGCGGTGCCGCTCGCGCTCGCCTATCTGCGCGTCATCTTCCTGGGCGTTCCCGCGAGCTTCCTGCTCGTGGTGCTGTCGATGGGGCTGCGCGGCACGGGCGATTCGCTCACCCCCTTTCTGGTGATGGTGCTGACGGTGGTGCTGGACGCCGGGCTCAACCCGGTGCTCATCCTCGGTCTCGGCCCGGCGCCGCGGCTGGGCATCGCCGGCTCGGCGCTCGCCACGCTGTTCGCCAACAGCGTGGCGCTGCTCGTCACCATCGTCATCCTCTATGCGCGCGATCTGCCGATCCGGTTGCGCGGCGCGGAGCTGCGCTATTTGCGACCCGATCCCGCGCTGCTGCGCATCATCCTCGTCAAGGGCCTGCCGATGGGGCTCCAGATGTTCGTCATCTCCTTCGCCGGGCTGACGCTGATGGGGCTGGTCAACCGGGCCGGGGTGGATGTCACGGCCGCCTATGGCGTCGCCCTCCAGCTCTGGACCTATGTGCAGATGCCGGCGCTGGCGATCGGCGCCGCCGTCTCGGCCATGGCCGCGCAGAATATCGGCGCGGGCCGCTGGGATCGGGTGGATGCGATCACGCGCGGCGGGGTGCTGGCCAATCTGGCGCTCACCGGCGCGCTGCTCGCGCTGCTCTTCGCGGTGGATCGGCCGGTGCTCGCGCTGTTCCTGGGCGCGACCAGCCCGGCGGTGGAGATCGCCCGCCACATCAATCTCGTCGGCAGCTGGTCCTTCCTGCTCTTCGGGGTGACGATCGTGATCTTCGGCACGGTGCGCGCCACCGGCGCGGTGGTGCCGCCGCTGGTGATCCTGTTCCTCGCGCTCTTCCCGATCCGGCTCAGCGTCGCCTTCGCGATGATGCCGCGCTTCGGCACCGAGGCGCTGTGGTGGACCATGCCGCTCGGCTCGCTCGCGGCGATGCTGATGGCGATCGGCTATTACCGCTTCGGCGGCTGGCGGCGCGCGCGCATGGCGGTGCCCGCCGCCGCGTCCTGA
- a CDS encoding valine--tRNA ligase, with protein sequence MTELPKTFDPAAMEARWYSHWEAQGLFRPARPGATPFTIVNPPPNVTGSLHIGHALDNTLQDILVRHARLKGKDALWVVGTDHAGIATQMVVERQLNAAGQKRTDFSREDFIAKVWEWKAESGGQITRQLRRLGCSMDWANERFTMDEGFSRAVLKVFVTLYKQGLLYRDKRLVNWDPGLGTAISDLEVETKERNGQFWHLRYDLADGSGAIEVATTRPETMLADMAVAVNPEDARYSALIGRQVKLPITGRLIPIVADAHADPELGSGAVKITPGHDFNDFEVGVRAGIRPADMLNMLDARAAICQTADGRVPADLIGLDRFEARQRIVAMLEEDGALVRVEDRVIQTPYGDRSGVVIEPWLTDQWYVDAATLAKGPIEAVRSGRIAVVPKSWEKTFFNWMENIQPWCVSRQLWWGHRIPAWYAEDGRIFVAESEAEAQAEAGAGVALTRDSDVLDTWFSSALWPFATLGWPDDADPSLAGRYPNDVLISGFDILFFWDARMMMQGMHFLGEVPFRTLYLHGLVRAADGAKMSKSKGNTVDPLGLIDRYGADALRFFMAAMESQGRDIKMDEKRVEGYRNFATKLWNAARFCQANGIGGSDRLEAPPAALAVNRWIIAETIETVQAIDLALADHRFDGTANALYQFAWSRFCDWYLELIKPLLQGDNEGEGDAAAAETRAVAGWVLDQILVLLHPFMPFITEELWHALGTRDHDLIVARWPIADARAIDPEARREIDWLIRLVSEVRAARTELNVPPGARLAVHVRDAAPATLARLARQTPAIARLARIDPAAGEAAGGAAQVVIDEATFILPLEGVIDLEAEKARLGKAIAAAAKERDGLAARLDNPSFVARAKPEAVEKARADHADKAAEADRLGAALARLG encoded by the coding sequence ATGACCGAACTGCCCAAGACCTTCGATCCCGCCGCCATGGAAGCCCGCTGGTACAGCCATTGGGAGGCACAGGGGCTGTTCCGCCCCGCGCGGCCGGGCGCCACGCCCTTCACCATCGTCAACCCGCCCCCCAATGTGACGGGCTCGCTGCATATCGGCCACGCGCTGGACAATACGCTTCAGGACATTCTCGTCCGCCATGCCCGGCTGAAGGGCAAGGACGCGCTATGGGTGGTCGGCACCGATCATGCCGGCATCGCCACCCAGATGGTCGTGGAGCGGCAGCTCAACGCCGCCGGCCAGAAGCGGACCGATTTCAGCCGCGAGGATTTCATCGCCAAGGTGTGGGAGTGGAAGGCCGAGAGCGGCGGGCAGATCACCCGCCAGCTGCGCCGGCTCGGCTGTTCGATGGATTGGGCGAACGAGCGCTTCACCATGGACGAGGGCTTCAGCCGGGCGGTGCTGAAAGTCTTCGTCACGCTCTACAAGCAGGGCCTCTTGTACCGCGACAAGCGGCTGGTGAACTGGGATCCGGGCCTGGGCACGGCGATCAGCGACCTGGAGGTGGAGACCAAGGAGCGCAACGGCCAGTTCTGGCACCTGCGCTACGACCTCGCCGACGGCAGCGGCGCGATCGAGGTGGCGACGACGCGCCCCGAGACGATGCTCGCCGATATGGCGGTGGCGGTGAACCCTGAGGACGCGCGCTACAGCGCGCTCATCGGCCGCCAGGTGAAGCTGCCGATCACCGGCCGGCTGATCCCGATCGTCGCCGACGCGCATGCCGATCCCGAACTCGGCTCGGGCGCGGTGAAGATCACGCCCGGGCATGACTTCAACGATTTCGAGGTGGGGGTGCGCGCCGGCATCCGCCCGGCGGACATGCTCAACATGCTCGATGCGCGCGCCGCCATCTGCCAGACGGCCGATGGGCGCGTCCCGGCGGATCTGATCGGGCTCGACCGGTTCGAGGCGCGGCAGCGGATCGTCGCCATGCTGGAAGAGGATGGCGCGCTGGTCCGGGTCGAGGATCGCGTGATCCAGACGCCCTATGGCGATCGCTCGGGCGTGGTGATCGAGCCCTGGCTCACCGATCAATGGTATGTCGATGCCGCGACGCTCGCCAAAGGCCCGATCGAGGCGGTGCGTTCGGGGCGGATCGCGGTCGTGCCGAAGAGCTGGGAGAAGACCTTCTTCAACTGGATGGAGAATATCCAGCCCTGGTGCGTCTCGCGCCAGCTCTGGTGGGGCCATCGCATCCCCGCCTGGTATGCCGAGGACGGCCGCATCTTCGTCGCCGAGAGCGAGGCGGAGGCGCAGGCGGAAGCGGGGGCGGGGGTGGCGCTGACCCGCGACAGCGACGTGCTGGACACCTGGTTCTCCTCCGCCCTCTGGCCCTTCGCGACGCTGGGCTGGCCCGACGATGCGGATCCGAGCCTGGCCGGCCGCTACCCCAATGACGTGCTGATCTCCGGCTTCGACATCCTGTTCTTCTGGGACGCGCGGATGATGATGCAGGGCATGCACTTTCTCGGCGAGGTGCCGTTCCGCACCCTGTATCTGCACGGGCTGGTGCGCGCGGCGGACGGCGCGAAAATGTCCAAGTCCAAGGGCAACACCGTCGATCCGCTCGGCCTGATCGATCGCTACGGCGCCGATGCGCTGCGCTTCTTCATGGCGGCGATGGAAAGCCAGGGCCGCGACATCAAGATGGATGAGAAGCGCGTCGAGGGCTATCGCAACTTCGCGACCAAGCTGTGGAACGCGGCGCGCTTCTGCCAGGCCAACGGGATTGGCGGCTCGGACAGGCTGGAAGCGCCGCCGGCCGCGCTGGCGGTGAACCGCTGGATCATCGCCGAGACGATCGAGACGGTGCAGGCGATCGATCTCGCGCTCGCCGACCATCGCTTCGACGGCACCGCCAACGCGCTCTATCAATTCGCCTGGAGCCGCTTTTGCGACTGGTATCTGGAGCTGATCAAGCCGCTGCTCCAGGGCGATAACGAGGGTGAGGGCGACGCTGCGGCGGCGGAGACGCGCGCGGTGGCGGGCTGGGTGCTGGATCAGATCCTGGTCCTGCTCCACCCCTTCATGCCCTTCATCACCGAGGAATTGTGGCACGCGCTCGGCACGCGCGACCATGATCTGATCGTCGCGCGCTGGCCGATCGCCGACGCCCGCGCGATCGATCCCGAGGCGCGCCGCGAGATCGACTGGCTGATCCGACTGGTGAGCGAGGTGCGCGCGGCGCGGACCGAGCTGAACGTGCCGCCGGGCGCGCGGCTCGCCGTGCATGTCCGCGATGCGGCGCCCGCCACGCTGGCCCGGCTTGCGCGCCAAACGCCGGCGATCGCGCGTCTGGCGCGCATCGATCCGGCGGCCGGCGAGGCCGCGGGCGGCGCCGCGCAGGTGGTGATCGACGAGGCGACCTTCATCCTCCCGCTCGAGGGCGTGATCGATCTGGAGGCCGAGAAGGCCCGGCTCGGCAAGGCAATCGCCGCCGCCGCCAAGGAGCGGGACGGGCTGGCGGCGCGGCTCGACAATCCCAGCTTCGTCGCGCGCGCCAAGCCCGAGGCGGTGGAGAAGGCGCGCGCGGACCATGCCGACAAGGCCGCCGAGGCCGATCGGCTCGGCGCCGCGCTGGCGCGGCTGGGCTGA
- a CDS encoding secondary thiamine-phosphate synthase enzyme YjbQ, which produces MLRQASQLLRLETRGKGLYEFTREASRWVAETGMAEGLLTLFCRHSSASLLIQENAAPAVKRDLARFFEDLVPEQAGYEHDDEGPDDMPAHIRTALTGVSLQIPLIGGALMLGTWQGLYLFEHRRAPHRREVALHLIGA; this is translated from the coding sequence ATGCTACGCCAAGCCAGCCAGCTGCTGCGGCTCGAGACCCGTGGCAAGGGCCTCTACGAATTCACGCGCGAGGCGAGCCGCTGGGTGGCGGAGACCGGCATGGCCGAGGGCCTTCTCACGCTGTTCTGCCGCCACAGCTCGGCCTCGCTGCTGATCCAGGAAAATGCAGCGCCCGCGGTGAAGCGTGATCTGGCGCGCTTCTTCGAGGATCTCGTACCCGAACAGGCCGGCTATGAGCATGACGATGAGGGGCCGGATGATATGCCCGCGCATATCCGCACGGCGCTGACCGGCGTGTCGCTCCAGATCCCGCTGATCGGCGGCGCGCTCATGCTGGGTACGTGGCAGGGGCTCTATCTGTTCGAGCACCGGCGCGCGCCGCATCGGCGCGAGGTGGCGCTGCACCTGATCGGCGCCTGA
- a CDS encoding diacylglycerol/lipid kinase family protein produces MTHSNPRAALIVNARSRKGRAQFRHACTLLRAAGVDLAEAYAVRKPEQLPDRVRAAVARGIGLVIVGGGDGTMSSAVDLLVGHETRLGVLPLGTANSFARTLGLPLDLPGAVDVIASGVPRAIDLGMIDGDYFANCATLGIAPQIAETVPHGLKAWLGRPGYLLWAARQLARYQPFRVTIGEETVDAVEVRIANGRFHGGVDLVEEAALDSGRIVVQAVIGQSRAGLIASWAASVLRLPQRDRLVRSFEGTSLRIATPEPMPISIDGEVLAHTPVTARVARAAIRVMAPRDGAAVAHGPVPPPSRRRMAGAGGLLLAAGLGYALWRRRRRDQDAAAGTAMRARRQPPKR; encoded by the coding sequence GTGACCCATTCCAATCCCCGCGCCGCCCTGATCGTCAACGCCCGCTCGCGCAAGGGTCGGGCCCAGTTCCGTCACGCCTGCACGCTGCTGCGCGCCGCCGGCGTGGACCTTGCCGAAGCCTATGCCGTCCGCAAGCCGGAGCAATTGCCGGATCGCGTGCGGGCGGCGGTGGCGCGAGGCATCGGCCTCGTCATCGTCGGCGGGGGCGATGGCACCATGTCGTCCGCGGTGGATCTGCTGGTGGGGCATGAGACGCGGCTCGGCGTGCTCCCGCTCGGCACCGCGAACAGCTTCGCCCGGACGCTCGGCCTGCCGCTGGATCTGCCCGGCGCGGTGGACGTGATCGCCAGCGGCGTGCCCCGCGCGATCGATCTCGGCATGATCGATGGCGATTATTTCGCCAATTGCGCGACGCTCGGCATCGCGCCGCAGATCGCCGAAACGGTGCCGCACGGGCTCAAGGCGTGGCTCGGCCGTCCCGGCTATCTGCTCTGGGCGGCGCGCCAGCTGGCGCGCTACCAGCCCTTCCGCGTCACCATCGGCGAGGAGACGGTGGATGCGGTGGAGGTTCGGATCGCCAATGGCCGCTTCCATGGCGGAGTGGATCTGGTGGAGGAGGCGGCGCTCGATTCGGGCCGCATCGTCGTCCAGGCGGTGATCGGCCAGAGCCGCGCCGGGCTGATCGCCAGCTGGGCGGCGAGCGTGCTGCGCCTGCCCCAGCGCGATCGGCTGGTGCGCAGCTTCGAAGGCACATCGCTGCGCATCGCCACGCCCGAGCCCATGCCCATCTCGATCGATGGCGAGGTGCTGGCGCACACCCCCGTCACCGCGCGGGTGGCGCGGGCGGCGATCCGCGTGATGGCGCCGCGCGACGGGGCGGCCGTGGCGCACGGGCCGGTGCCGCCGCCCTCGCGGCGGCGCATGGCGGGCGCGGGCGGCCTGCTGCTCGCCGCCGGCCTGGGCTATGCGCTGTGGCGTCGCCGCCGTCGCGATCAGGACGCGGCGGCGGGCACCGCCATGCGCGCGCGCCGCCAGCCGCCGAAGCGGTAA
- the fdhD gene encoding formate dehydrogenase accessory sulfurtransferase FdhD — protein MADLPLGQRAFAFRRVAADGAAAPIARPLAIETPVAIEIDGIGYAVMMATPDALEDFATGFCLSERLIDTAADLLWIEAQPVARGVMLRLGLADPARVQDRVRHRVSESSCGLCGIENLEQALRPLPRLPEAAPIAPASVFRALAALRAHQPLSASTGAVHAAAQVDAAGAIVRVREDVGRHNAFDKLVGALARAGAGWDGGFALTTARLSYELVEKAVLAGCPAIAAISAPTSLAVERARAAGLQLFALARPDALLEAVDGED, from the coding sequence GTGGCTGATCTTCCGCTAGGACAGCGCGCCTTCGCCTTCCGCCGCGTCGCCGCCGATGGCGCGGCGGCTCCGATCGCGCGTCCGCTCGCCATCGAGACGCCGGTGGCGATCGAGATCGACGGCATCGGCTATGCGGTGATGATGGCCACGCCCGATGCGCTGGAGGATTTCGCCACCGGCTTCTGCCTGTCCGAACGGCTGATCGACACCGCCGCGGACCTGCTCTGGATCGAGGCGCAGCCGGTGGCGCGCGGCGTGATGCTGCGGCTGGGCCTCGCCGATCCCGCGCGCGTGCAGGACCGCGTCCGCCATCGGGTGTCGGAAAGCTCGTGCGGGCTGTGCGGCATCGAGAATCTCGAGCAGGCGTTGCGGCCGCTGCCGCGCCTGCCCGAGGCCGCGCCGATCGCGCCCGCTTCGGTGTTTCGCGCGCTCGCGGCGCTGCGCGCGCATCAGCCGCTATCGGCCAGCACCGGCGCCGTCCACGCCGCCGCGCAGGTGGATGCGGCCGGCGCGATCGTCCGCGTCCGCGAGGATGTCGGCCGCCACAATGCCTTCGACAAGCTGGTCGGCGCACTCGCGCGGGCGGGCGCGGGTTGGGACGGCGGCTTCGCGCTGACCACGGCGCGCCTCTCCTACGAACTGGTCGAGAAGGCGGTGCTCGCCGGCTGCCCGGCGATCGCGGCGATCTCCGCGCCGACCAGCCTAGCGGTGGAGCGGGCGCGCGCAGCCGGTCTTCAGCTCTTCGCACTCGCCCGGCCGGACGCGCTACTGGAAGCCGTCGACGGAGAGGATTAG
- a CDS encoding DUF2497 domain-containing protein has protein sequence MEDILASIKRIIAEDSEVPARGARLKPRPVEADHAPLVEEPIAEEEAPELADAAPDIVRDEQPAPAPELRPAIATDEAAPSADVLELTSPIAAEPAPPPPAAEQADAAAPAQLEDLVPAAEHAPELAATRAAADPVAAPALAGDAPAETAGPDQATILSGAAAAASRHAFAALSQLQIRPEAGPGLTLEALVADLLRPMLRDWLDRELPGIVERLVAAEIARVSGRG, from the coding sequence ATGGAGGATATTCTCGCCTCCATCAAGCGCATCATCGCCGAGGACAGCGAGGTGCCCGCGCGCGGCGCGCGGTTGAAGCCGCGGCCGGTGGAGGCGGATCACGCCCCGCTTGTCGAGGAGCCCATCGCCGAGGAAGAGGCGCCCGAACTGGCCGACGCCGCGCCGGACATCGTGCGCGACGAGCAACCCGCGCCCGCGCCGGAGCTTCGGCCCGCCATCGCGACGGACGAGGCGGCGCCGTCCGCGGACGTGCTCGAGCTGACGAGCCCGATCGCCGCCGAACCCGCGCCGCCGCCACCCGCCGCCGAGCAGGCCGATGCGGCCGCGCCCGCCCAGCTGGAGGATCTCGTGCCCGCAGCCGAACATGCGCCCGAGCTGGCGGCGACCCGCGCGGCGGCCGATCCGGTCGCGGCGCCTGCGCTTGCTGGCGATGCGCCGGCGGAGACGGCCGGCCCGGACCAGGCCACGATCCTGTCCGGCGCCGCCGCCGCCGCCAGCCGCCACGCCTTCGCCGCCCTGTCCCAGCTTCAGATCCGGCCCGAGGCGGGCCCGGGCCTGACGCTCGAGGCGCTCGTCGCCGATCTGCTGCGGCCGATGCTGCGCGATTGGCTCGATCGCGAGCTGCCGGGCATTGTCGAGCGGCTGGTCGCGGCCGAGATTGCGCGCGTCAGCGGGCGCGGCTGA